Proteins from one Triticum aestivum cultivar Chinese Spring chromosome 7A, IWGSC CS RefSeq v2.1, whole genome shotgun sequence genomic window:
- the LOC123152241 gene encoding GDSL esterase/lipase At3g09930: MKLLPAALGLVLLLLVLNPNGVEARPAPAVGHQKKASSATFFVFGDDFADNGNLPLTDPVTEMSRQWAYPYGSNYVDADGFPRPNTPSGRFSNYRIQSDFIATMLGLEEAPPAHARTAKKTCDPSGMTFATGGASVLDSKSHEVPALAKQVDTFKKMVKDGTITENQLSRSVALVAFSNNDYAGTSVIGLSSPSNINAYIGKVTKEIATNVDQLLKLGVTKVLVNNLHPIGCMPSHTRTNNYTTCDIFGNLGASIHNDNLKQIMTSRKNVYIIDVYTAFVNIVDHGAGKGSELSKQFKRKLSPCCESLNSNGYCGQQDESSAELLYTVCDNSSKFFYWDDMHPTHAGWEAVMKQLEKPLKKFVDQH, translated from the exons ATGAAGCTTCTTCCGGCCGCcctcggcctcgtcctcctcctgctcGTTCTGAATCCCAATGGCGTGGAGGCCCGGCCAGCCCCGGCCGTCGGCCATCAGAAGAAGGCCTCGAGCGCCACCTTCTTCGTCTTCGGGGATGACTTCGCCGACAACGGGAACCTCCCTCTGACCGACCCAGTCACCGAGATGTCGCGGCAATGGGCCTACCCCTACGGCTCCAACTACGTCGATGCCGATGGGTTTCCGCGGCCTAATACTCCGTCCGGCCGTTTCTCAAACTACAGAATCCAGTCGGATTTCATCG CGACAATGCTGGGATTGGAGGAAGCCCCTCCGGCGCATGCCCGCACGGCAAAGAAAACCTGTGACCCAtcgggcatgacctttgctaccgGTGGTGCAAGCGTGTTGGACAGTAAATCGCACGAGGTCCCCGCCCTCGCCAAGCAGGTCGACACTTTTAAGAAGATGGTCAAGGACGGGACCATCACGGAGAATCAACTAAGTCGCTCTGTAGCGCTCGTGGCCTTCTCCAATAATGACTATGCAGGCACCAGCGTCATTGGCCTAAGTAGCCCCAGCAAT ATTAATGCTTATATTGGGAAGGTGACAAAAGAGATTGCAACTAATGTGGATCAATTGTTGAAGCTTGGGGTGACAAAGGTTCTTGTCAATAACTTGCACCCTATCGGTTGCATGCCATCACACACCCGAACCAACAACTACACGACGTGTGATATTTTTGGAAACTTGGGTGCATCCATTCACAACGACAATCTGAAACAAATTATGACATCAAGAAAGAATGTCTACATCATCGACGTGTACACCGCCTTTGTCAATATTGTAGATCATGGGGCAG GTAAAGGCTCGGAGTTGTCCAAACAATTTAAGCGCAAACTATCGCCGTGCTGCGAGAGTTTGAATTCGAATGGTTACTGCGGACAGCAGGACGAGTCATCCGCGGAGCTTCTTTACACTGTGTGTGACAACTCAAGCAAATTCTTCTATTGGGACGACATGCACCCAACACACGCAGGATGGGAAGCTGTCATGAAACAATTGGAAAAACCCTTGAAGAAGTTTGTAGATCAACACT